In the Gemmatimonadota bacterium genome, one interval contains:
- a CDS encoding DUF4242 domain-containing protein — MPKYVIERDIPGAGGLSAADLQAISQKSCGVLANLGPQIQWVQSYVTADKVYCVYNAPNEALVREHAAQGGFPANRVSKVTTIIDPTTAE, encoded by the coding sequence ATACCCAAGTACGTGATCGAGCGAGATATCCCCGGCGCCGGAGGCCTTTCAGCGGCCGACCTCCAAGCCATCAGCCAGAAGTCGTGCGGCGTCCTGGCCAACCTCGGCCCCCAGATCCAATGGGTCCAGAGTTATGTGACGGCGGACAAGGTCTACTGCGTCTACAACGCTCCGAACGAGGCCCTGGTCCGCGAGCACGCCGCCCAGGGTGGCTTCCCGGCCAACCGAGTGTCGAAGGTCACCACGATCATCGACCCGACCACCGCGGAGTAG
- a CDS encoding YaiI/YqxD family protein yields the protein MWIDADAAPRDVKDLVFRASKRLGLPVVLVANQRLQTPPGYPLVTTVWVNGGPDVADQHIVAHVAFGDLVVTQDIPLAALLVPKGIAVLDPRGEEHTEETIGERLSIRDFMEAVRMGGTETGGPPPYDARAKQAFASALDRVLTRLLRIT from the coding sequence ATTTGGATCGACGCCGACGCGGCGCCTCGCGACGTGAAAGACTTGGTCTTTCGCGCCTCGAAGCGCCTCGGCCTGCCCGTGGTGCTGGTGGCCAACCAACGGCTCCAGACGCCGCCGGGCTATCCCCTGGTCACCACGGTCTGGGTCAACGGCGGGCCTGACGTCGCCGACCAGCACATCGTCGCCCACGTTGCCTTCGGTGATCTGGTCGTAACCCAGGACATTCCCCTCGCCGCGCTCCTGGTGCCGAAGGGCATTGCGGTCCTCGATCCCCGAGGCGAGGAGCATACCGAGGAAACGATCGGCGAACGGCTCTCGATCCGCGACTTCATGGAAGCCGTTCGGATGGGTGGCACCGAGACCGGCGGGCCCCCGCCCTACGATGCCCGAGCCAAGCAGGCGTTTGCCTCGGCCCTCGACCGGGTCCTCACCCGGTTGCTACGCATCACATAG